A stretch of the Bubalus kerabau isolate K-KA32 ecotype Philippines breed swamp buffalo chromosome 11, PCC_UOA_SB_1v2, whole genome shotgun sequence genome encodes the following:
- the CEP68 gene encoding centrosomal protein of 68 kDa isoform X1 → MALGAEKAEGEASSDTKAPSCGNWSRGEQELSPAGPVLGEQPPRLEAEGGPASPVGGTEGLPGPACYGGIGPGPSRACQPPASGASREPAAGGSKPAFGGVPSAGLETGDLPSAGSQMEETRLPAPEALPQTHAIPRAAALYLGHDADTEDDPSPVESPQVPDLCPQSPISGFPCPSRWRSAVSPGTPAPPSSSCSMSASSPGSSLQGHQEKAEPRSGCLAKVSSSLELAVPPSAPSVVGPGPRLQWLPQPVSSAGDAPGLGRRRLSFQAEYWACVLPDSLPPSPDRRSPLWNPNKEYEDLLDYTYPLRPGPRLPKQLDSHVLAEPVLQDSGIDLDSFSVSPASTLKSPTNVSHSCPPAAAAALPFSGPREPSLKRGPSGVPQKQGGVGLASCSPFASTPRAPSGRATPWVSREPARRNLRDWPSVGRHLELGSPHLRTRDRGWSSPGLEREKGASQGLGRLTCEESGWKPQEEVESDDEYLALPTRLTQVSSLISYLGSIPTLVPLSTDAAEGQSSLHVSDSDGPASLPSDSSQSQLPSGATLRGSWSTEDQKHCLRRSFIHARRSAGEGSLVSGQALGVSSGPVRTRTSWSAVLDPDAEGQPPRKGGEQGKESLVQCVQAFCCQLEELIHWLYNVADTTDHLTAPRSNLTGLKSSLQLYRQFKKDIDEHQSLTESVLQKGEILLQSLLDNTPVLKDVLGRISRQPSALESHADRLYDTILASLDTLAGCTLTSDSTPAAHRSAGVKGISLAPLSCRLFPPSSCAAPSASSLNEM, encoded by the exons ATGGCCCTGGgagcagaaaaggcagagggggaGGCGTCCTCAGACACGAAAGCCCCTTCCTGTGGGAACTGGAGCCGTGGGGAGCAGGAGCTGAGCCCCGCAGGGCCTGTGCTCGGGGAGCAGCCGCCACGCCTGGAAGCCGAGGGAGGACCCGCCTCCCCTGTTGGGGGCACCGAGGGGCTCCCCGGCCCTGCCTGCTATGGTGGGATTGGCCCTGGCCCCTCCAGAGCCTGCCAGCCACCAGCAAGCGGGGCCAGCAGGGAGCCAGCAGCTGGTGGGTCTAAGCCCGCTTTTGGTGGCGTGCCTTCTGCTGGCCTGGAGACTGGTGATCTGCCCTCTGCGGGAAGCCAG ATGGAGGAGACCAGGCTTCCTGCCCCGGAGGCGCTACCTCAGACTCACGCCATTCCCAGAGCTGCTGCTCTTTACTTGGGACACGATGCTGACACCGAAGATGACCCGTCCCCTGTGGAATCGCCGCAGGTGCCAGACCTCTGCCCACAGTCTCCCATCTCGGGCTTCCCGTGCCCGTCAAGGTGGAGGTCGGCCGTGAGCCCGGGGACACCCGCGCCACCATCTTCCAGTTGCAGCATGTCCGCCTCCTCCCCAGGCAGCAGTCTCCAGGGTCACCAAGAAAAGGCCGAGCCTCGGAGTGGCTGCCTTGCCAAGGTCTCCTCCTCCTTGGAGCTGGCTGTCCCGCCGTCAGCGCCCTCAGTGGTAGGCCCTGGGCCTCGGCTCCAGTGGTTGCCCCAGCCTGTGTCCTCAGCGGGTGATGCCCCCGGGCTGGGCAGGAGGCGCCTCTCCTTCCAGGCCGAGTACTGGGCCTGTGTGCTGCCCgattccctgcctccctccccagaccGCCGCTCCCCACTCTGGAACCCGAACAAAGAGTACGAAGATCTGCTGGACTACACCTATCCCCTCAGGCCCGGGCCCCGGCTCCCGAAGCAGCTCGATAGCCACGTGCTGGCTGAGCCTGTCCTGCAGGACTCGGGCATAGACCTGGATAGCTTCTCTGTCTCCCCGGCGAGCACCCTTAAGTCACCCACTAACGTCTCCCACAGTTGCCCACCAGCCGCGGCCGCTGCCCTGCCGTTCTCTGGGCCCAGAGAGCCAAGCCTTAAGCGGGGGCCCTCTGGAGTACCTCAGAAGCAGGGTGGTGTGGGGTTAGCGTCTTGCAGCCCCTTTGCCTCTACCCCCAGAGCCCCAAGCGGTAGGGCCACTCCTTGGGTGAGCAGAGAGCCAGCCCGGAGGAACCTGAGGGACTGGCCATCTGTGGGCCGGCACCTTGAGCTGGGTTCTCCACACCTGAGGACAAGGGACAGAGGGTGGTCCTCACCCGGGttggagagggagaaaggggccAGCCAGGGCCTTGGGCGCCTCACCTGCGAGGAGTCTGGATGGAAACCCCAAGAGGAGGTGGAAAGTGACGACGAGTATCTGGCCCTACCCACTCGGCTGACACAGGTTTCTAGCTTGATTTCGTATTTGGGCTCCATTCCCACCTTGGTGCCCCTGTCCACGGATGCTGCCGAAGGGCAGAGCTCCCTGCACGTGTCGGACAGTGATGGGCCAGCTTCCCTCCCGTCAGACTCCAGCCAAAGCCAGCTTCCCTCCGGGGCTACCCTCAGAGGGTCCTGGAGCACTGAGGACCAGAAGCACTGTTTGCGACGCTCCTTCATCCATGCAAGGCGCTCTGCCGGAGAGGGCAGTCTGGTGAGCGGCCAGGCCCTGGGGGTCTCCTCCGGACCAGTGAGAACCCGCACCTCCTGGTCGGCAGTGTTGGATCCAGATGCTGAAGGGCAGCCTCCCAGGAAGGGTGGAGAACAGGGGAAAGAGTCACTCGTGCAGTGCGTGCAG GCATTTTGTTGTCAGCTGGAAGAGCTGATCCACTGGCTGTATAACGTTGCAGACACTACTGACCACCTCACTGCACCCAGATCCAACCTCACAGGCCTCAAGTCTTCTCTGCAGCTTTACCGG CAATTTAAGAAAGATATAGATGAACACCAGTCCCTGACGGAGAGTGTCTTACAGAAAGGGGAGATCCTGCTTCAGAGCCTGCTGGATAATACCCCAG TGTTAAAGGATGTCCTGGGCAGGATCTCTAGGCAGCCCAGCGCGCTGGAGAGCCACGCGGATCGCCTGTACGACACCATTTTGGCCTCCCTAGACACACTGGCCGGCTGCACCCTCACCTCCGACAGCACGCCAGCGGCACACAGGAGCGCCGGTGTG
- the CEP68 gene encoding centrosomal protein of 68 kDa isoform X3 produces the protein MALGAEKAEGEASSDTKAPSCGNWSRGEQELSPAGPVLGEQPPRLEAEGGPASPVGGTEGLPGPACYGGIGPGPSRACQPPASGASREPAAGGSKPAFGGVPSAGLETGDLPSAGSQMEETRLPAPEALPQTHAIPRAAALYLGHDADTEDDPSPVESPQVPDLCPQSPISGFPCPSRWRSAVSPGTPAPPSSSCSMSASSPGSSLQGHQEKAEPRSGCLAKVSSSLELAVPPSAPSVVGPGPRLQWLPQPVSSAGDAPGLGRRRLSFQAEYWACVLPDSLPPSPDRRSPLWNPNKEYEDLLDYTYPLRPGPRLPKQLDSHVLAEPVLQDSGIDLDSFSVSPASTLKSPTNVSHSCPPAAAAALPFSGPREPSLKRGPSGVPQKQGGVGLASCSPFASTPRAPSGRATPWVSREPARRNLRDWPSVGRHLELGSPHLRTRDRGWSSPGLEREKGASQGLGRLTCEESGWKPQEEVESDDEYLALPTRLTQVSSLISYLGSIPTLVPLSTDAAEGQSSLHVSDSDGPASLPSDSSQSQLPSGATLRGSWSTEDQKHCLRRSFIHARRSAGEGSLVSGQALGVSSGPVRTRTSWSAVLDPDAEGQPPRKGGEQGKESLVQCVQQFKKDIDEHQSLTESVLQKGEILLQSLLDNTPVLKDVLGRISRQPSALESHADRLYDTILASLDTLAGCTLTSDSTPAAHRSAGVKGISLAPLSCRLFPPSSCAAPSASSLNEM, from the exons ATGGCCCTGGgagcagaaaaggcagagggggaGGCGTCCTCAGACACGAAAGCCCCTTCCTGTGGGAACTGGAGCCGTGGGGAGCAGGAGCTGAGCCCCGCAGGGCCTGTGCTCGGGGAGCAGCCGCCACGCCTGGAAGCCGAGGGAGGACCCGCCTCCCCTGTTGGGGGCACCGAGGGGCTCCCCGGCCCTGCCTGCTATGGTGGGATTGGCCCTGGCCCCTCCAGAGCCTGCCAGCCACCAGCAAGCGGGGCCAGCAGGGAGCCAGCAGCTGGTGGGTCTAAGCCCGCTTTTGGTGGCGTGCCTTCTGCTGGCCTGGAGACTGGTGATCTGCCCTCTGCGGGAAGCCAG ATGGAGGAGACCAGGCTTCCTGCCCCGGAGGCGCTACCTCAGACTCACGCCATTCCCAGAGCTGCTGCTCTTTACTTGGGACACGATGCTGACACCGAAGATGACCCGTCCCCTGTGGAATCGCCGCAGGTGCCAGACCTCTGCCCACAGTCTCCCATCTCGGGCTTCCCGTGCCCGTCAAGGTGGAGGTCGGCCGTGAGCCCGGGGACACCCGCGCCACCATCTTCCAGTTGCAGCATGTCCGCCTCCTCCCCAGGCAGCAGTCTCCAGGGTCACCAAGAAAAGGCCGAGCCTCGGAGTGGCTGCCTTGCCAAGGTCTCCTCCTCCTTGGAGCTGGCTGTCCCGCCGTCAGCGCCCTCAGTGGTAGGCCCTGGGCCTCGGCTCCAGTGGTTGCCCCAGCCTGTGTCCTCAGCGGGTGATGCCCCCGGGCTGGGCAGGAGGCGCCTCTCCTTCCAGGCCGAGTACTGGGCCTGTGTGCTGCCCgattccctgcctccctccccagaccGCCGCTCCCCACTCTGGAACCCGAACAAAGAGTACGAAGATCTGCTGGACTACACCTATCCCCTCAGGCCCGGGCCCCGGCTCCCGAAGCAGCTCGATAGCCACGTGCTGGCTGAGCCTGTCCTGCAGGACTCGGGCATAGACCTGGATAGCTTCTCTGTCTCCCCGGCGAGCACCCTTAAGTCACCCACTAACGTCTCCCACAGTTGCCCACCAGCCGCGGCCGCTGCCCTGCCGTTCTCTGGGCCCAGAGAGCCAAGCCTTAAGCGGGGGCCCTCTGGAGTACCTCAGAAGCAGGGTGGTGTGGGGTTAGCGTCTTGCAGCCCCTTTGCCTCTACCCCCAGAGCCCCAAGCGGTAGGGCCACTCCTTGGGTGAGCAGAGAGCCAGCCCGGAGGAACCTGAGGGACTGGCCATCTGTGGGCCGGCACCTTGAGCTGGGTTCTCCACACCTGAGGACAAGGGACAGAGGGTGGTCCTCACCCGGGttggagagggagaaaggggccAGCCAGGGCCTTGGGCGCCTCACCTGCGAGGAGTCTGGATGGAAACCCCAAGAGGAGGTGGAAAGTGACGACGAGTATCTGGCCCTACCCACTCGGCTGACACAGGTTTCTAGCTTGATTTCGTATTTGGGCTCCATTCCCACCTTGGTGCCCCTGTCCACGGATGCTGCCGAAGGGCAGAGCTCCCTGCACGTGTCGGACAGTGATGGGCCAGCTTCCCTCCCGTCAGACTCCAGCCAAAGCCAGCTTCCCTCCGGGGCTACCCTCAGAGGGTCCTGGAGCACTGAGGACCAGAAGCACTGTTTGCGACGCTCCTTCATCCATGCAAGGCGCTCTGCCGGAGAGGGCAGTCTGGTGAGCGGCCAGGCCCTGGGGGTCTCCTCCGGACCAGTGAGAACCCGCACCTCCTGGTCGGCAGTGTTGGATCCAGATGCTGAAGGGCAGCCTCCCAGGAAGGGTGGAGAACAGGGGAAAGAGTCACTCGTGCAGTGCGTGCAG CAATTTAAGAAAGATATAGATGAACACCAGTCCCTGACGGAGAGTGTCTTACAGAAAGGGGAGATCCTGCTTCAGAGCCTGCTGGATAATACCCCAG TGTTAAAGGATGTCCTGGGCAGGATCTCTAGGCAGCCCAGCGCGCTGGAGAGCCACGCGGATCGCCTGTACGACACCATTTTGGCCTCCCTAGACACACTGGCCGGCTGCACCCTCACCTCCGACAGCACGCCAGCGGCACACAGGAGCGCCGGTGTG
- the CEP68 gene encoding centrosomal protein of 68 kDa isoform X2, which translates to MALGAEKAEGEASSDTKAPSCGNWSRGEQELSPAGPVLGEQPPRLEAEGGPASPVGGTEGLPGPACYGGIGPGPSRACQPPASGASREPAAGGSKPAFGGVPSAGLETGDLPSAGSQMEETRLPAPEALPQTHAIPRAAALYLGHDADTEDDPSPVESPQVPDLCPQSPISGFPCPSRWRSAVSPGTPAPPSSSCSMSASSPGSSLQGHQEKAEPRSGCLAKVSSSLELAVPPSAPSVVGPGPRLQWLPQPVSSAGDAPGLGRRRLSFQAEYWACVLPDSLPPSPDRRSPLWNPNKEYEDLLDYTYPLRPGPRLPKQLDSHVLAEPVLQDSGIDLDSFSVSPASTLKSPTNVSHSCPPAAAAALPFSGPREPSLKRGPSGVPQKQGGVGLASCSPFASTPRAPSGRATPWVSREPARRNLRDWPSVGRHLELGSPHLRTRDRGWSSPGLEREKGASQGLGRLTCEESGWKPQEEVESDDEYLALPTRLTQVSSLISYLGSIPTLVPLSTDAAEGQSSLHVSDSDGPASLPSDSSQSQLPSGATLRGSWSTEDQKHCLRRSFIHARRSAGEGSLVSGQALGVSSGPVRTRTSWSAVLDPDAEGQPPRKGGEQGKESLVQCVQAFCCQLEELIHWLYNVADTTDHLTAPRSNLTGLKSSLQLYRQFKKDIDEHQSLTESVLQKGEILLQSLLDNTPVLKDVLGRISRQPSALESHADRLYDTILASLDTLAGCTLTSDSTPAAHRSAGVKGISLASSLNEM; encoded by the exons ATGGCCCTGGgagcagaaaaggcagagggggaGGCGTCCTCAGACACGAAAGCCCCTTCCTGTGGGAACTGGAGCCGTGGGGAGCAGGAGCTGAGCCCCGCAGGGCCTGTGCTCGGGGAGCAGCCGCCACGCCTGGAAGCCGAGGGAGGACCCGCCTCCCCTGTTGGGGGCACCGAGGGGCTCCCCGGCCCTGCCTGCTATGGTGGGATTGGCCCTGGCCCCTCCAGAGCCTGCCAGCCACCAGCAAGCGGGGCCAGCAGGGAGCCAGCAGCTGGTGGGTCTAAGCCCGCTTTTGGTGGCGTGCCTTCTGCTGGCCTGGAGACTGGTGATCTGCCCTCTGCGGGAAGCCAG ATGGAGGAGACCAGGCTTCCTGCCCCGGAGGCGCTACCTCAGACTCACGCCATTCCCAGAGCTGCTGCTCTTTACTTGGGACACGATGCTGACACCGAAGATGACCCGTCCCCTGTGGAATCGCCGCAGGTGCCAGACCTCTGCCCACAGTCTCCCATCTCGGGCTTCCCGTGCCCGTCAAGGTGGAGGTCGGCCGTGAGCCCGGGGACACCCGCGCCACCATCTTCCAGTTGCAGCATGTCCGCCTCCTCCCCAGGCAGCAGTCTCCAGGGTCACCAAGAAAAGGCCGAGCCTCGGAGTGGCTGCCTTGCCAAGGTCTCCTCCTCCTTGGAGCTGGCTGTCCCGCCGTCAGCGCCCTCAGTGGTAGGCCCTGGGCCTCGGCTCCAGTGGTTGCCCCAGCCTGTGTCCTCAGCGGGTGATGCCCCCGGGCTGGGCAGGAGGCGCCTCTCCTTCCAGGCCGAGTACTGGGCCTGTGTGCTGCCCgattccctgcctccctccccagaccGCCGCTCCCCACTCTGGAACCCGAACAAAGAGTACGAAGATCTGCTGGACTACACCTATCCCCTCAGGCCCGGGCCCCGGCTCCCGAAGCAGCTCGATAGCCACGTGCTGGCTGAGCCTGTCCTGCAGGACTCGGGCATAGACCTGGATAGCTTCTCTGTCTCCCCGGCGAGCACCCTTAAGTCACCCACTAACGTCTCCCACAGTTGCCCACCAGCCGCGGCCGCTGCCCTGCCGTTCTCTGGGCCCAGAGAGCCAAGCCTTAAGCGGGGGCCCTCTGGAGTACCTCAGAAGCAGGGTGGTGTGGGGTTAGCGTCTTGCAGCCCCTTTGCCTCTACCCCCAGAGCCCCAAGCGGTAGGGCCACTCCTTGGGTGAGCAGAGAGCCAGCCCGGAGGAACCTGAGGGACTGGCCATCTGTGGGCCGGCACCTTGAGCTGGGTTCTCCACACCTGAGGACAAGGGACAGAGGGTGGTCCTCACCCGGGttggagagggagaaaggggccAGCCAGGGCCTTGGGCGCCTCACCTGCGAGGAGTCTGGATGGAAACCCCAAGAGGAGGTGGAAAGTGACGACGAGTATCTGGCCCTACCCACTCGGCTGACACAGGTTTCTAGCTTGATTTCGTATTTGGGCTCCATTCCCACCTTGGTGCCCCTGTCCACGGATGCTGCCGAAGGGCAGAGCTCCCTGCACGTGTCGGACAGTGATGGGCCAGCTTCCCTCCCGTCAGACTCCAGCCAAAGCCAGCTTCCCTCCGGGGCTACCCTCAGAGGGTCCTGGAGCACTGAGGACCAGAAGCACTGTTTGCGACGCTCCTTCATCCATGCAAGGCGCTCTGCCGGAGAGGGCAGTCTGGTGAGCGGCCAGGCCCTGGGGGTCTCCTCCGGACCAGTGAGAACCCGCACCTCCTGGTCGGCAGTGTTGGATCCAGATGCTGAAGGGCAGCCTCCCAGGAAGGGTGGAGAACAGGGGAAAGAGTCACTCGTGCAGTGCGTGCAG GCATTTTGTTGTCAGCTGGAAGAGCTGATCCACTGGCTGTATAACGTTGCAGACACTACTGACCACCTCACTGCACCCAGATCCAACCTCACAGGCCTCAAGTCTTCTCTGCAGCTTTACCGG CAATTTAAGAAAGATATAGATGAACACCAGTCCCTGACGGAGAGTGTCTTACAGAAAGGGGAGATCCTGCTTCAGAGCCTGCTGGATAATACCCCAG TGTTAAAGGATGTCCTGGGCAGGATCTCTAGGCAGCCCAGCGCGCTGGAGAGCCACGCGGATCGCCTGTACGACACCATTTTGGCCTCCCTAGACACACTGGCCGGCTGCACCCTCACCTCCGACAGCACGCCAGCGGCACACAGGAGCGCCGGTGTG
- the CEP68 gene encoding centrosomal protein of 68 kDa isoform X4, whose amino-acid sequence MALGAEKAEGEASSDTKAPSCGNWSRGEQELSPAGPVLGEQPPRLEAEGGPASPVGGTEGLPGPACYGGIGPGPSRACQPPASGASREPAAGGSKPAFGGVPSAGLETGDLPSAGSQMEETRLPAPEALPQTHAIPRAAALYLGHDADTEDDPSPVESPQVPDLCPQSPISGFPCPSRWRSAVSPGTPAPPSSSCSMSASSPGSSLQGHQEKAEPRSGCLAKVSSSLELAVPPSAPSVVGPGPRLQWLPQPVSSAGDAPGLGRRRLSFQAEYWACVLPDSLPPSPDRRSPLWNPNKEYEDLLDYTYPLRPGPRLPKQLDSHVLAEPVLQDSGIDLDSFSVSPASTLKSPTNVSHSCPPAAAAALPFSGPREPSLKRGPSGVPQKQGGVGLASCSPFASTPRAPSGRATPWVSREPARRNLRDWPSVGRHLELGSPHLRTRDRGWSSPGLEREKGASQGLGRLTCEESGWKPQEEVESDDEYLALPTRLTQVSSLISYLGSIPTLVPLSTDAAEGQSSLHVSDSDGPASLPSDSSQSQLPSGATLRGSWSTEDQKHCLRRSFIHARRSAGEGSLVSGQALGVSSGPVRTRTSWSAVLDPDAEGQPPRKGGEQGKESLVQCVQAFCCQLEELIHWLYNVADTTDHLTAPRSNLTGLKSSLQLYRQFKKDIDEHQSLTESVLQKGEILLQSLLDNTPDQTTRTY is encoded by the exons ATGGCCCTGGgagcagaaaaggcagagggggaGGCGTCCTCAGACACGAAAGCCCCTTCCTGTGGGAACTGGAGCCGTGGGGAGCAGGAGCTGAGCCCCGCAGGGCCTGTGCTCGGGGAGCAGCCGCCACGCCTGGAAGCCGAGGGAGGACCCGCCTCCCCTGTTGGGGGCACCGAGGGGCTCCCCGGCCCTGCCTGCTATGGTGGGATTGGCCCTGGCCCCTCCAGAGCCTGCCAGCCACCAGCAAGCGGGGCCAGCAGGGAGCCAGCAGCTGGTGGGTCTAAGCCCGCTTTTGGTGGCGTGCCTTCTGCTGGCCTGGAGACTGGTGATCTGCCCTCTGCGGGAAGCCAG ATGGAGGAGACCAGGCTTCCTGCCCCGGAGGCGCTACCTCAGACTCACGCCATTCCCAGAGCTGCTGCTCTTTACTTGGGACACGATGCTGACACCGAAGATGACCCGTCCCCTGTGGAATCGCCGCAGGTGCCAGACCTCTGCCCACAGTCTCCCATCTCGGGCTTCCCGTGCCCGTCAAGGTGGAGGTCGGCCGTGAGCCCGGGGACACCCGCGCCACCATCTTCCAGTTGCAGCATGTCCGCCTCCTCCCCAGGCAGCAGTCTCCAGGGTCACCAAGAAAAGGCCGAGCCTCGGAGTGGCTGCCTTGCCAAGGTCTCCTCCTCCTTGGAGCTGGCTGTCCCGCCGTCAGCGCCCTCAGTGGTAGGCCCTGGGCCTCGGCTCCAGTGGTTGCCCCAGCCTGTGTCCTCAGCGGGTGATGCCCCCGGGCTGGGCAGGAGGCGCCTCTCCTTCCAGGCCGAGTACTGGGCCTGTGTGCTGCCCgattccctgcctccctccccagaccGCCGCTCCCCACTCTGGAACCCGAACAAAGAGTACGAAGATCTGCTGGACTACACCTATCCCCTCAGGCCCGGGCCCCGGCTCCCGAAGCAGCTCGATAGCCACGTGCTGGCTGAGCCTGTCCTGCAGGACTCGGGCATAGACCTGGATAGCTTCTCTGTCTCCCCGGCGAGCACCCTTAAGTCACCCACTAACGTCTCCCACAGTTGCCCACCAGCCGCGGCCGCTGCCCTGCCGTTCTCTGGGCCCAGAGAGCCAAGCCTTAAGCGGGGGCCCTCTGGAGTACCTCAGAAGCAGGGTGGTGTGGGGTTAGCGTCTTGCAGCCCCTTTGCCTCTACCCCCAGAGCCCCAAGCGGTAGGGCCACTCCTTGGGTGAGCAGAGAGCCAGCCCGGAGGAACCTGAGGGACTGGCCATCTGTGGGCCGGCACCTTGAGCTGGGTTCTCCACACCTGAGGACAAGGGACAGAGGGTGGTCCTCACCCGGGttggagagggagaaaggggccAGCCAGGGCCTTGGGCGCCTCACCTGCGAGGAGTCTGGATGGAAACCCCAAGAGGAGGTGGAAAGTGACGACGAGTATCTGGCCCTACCCACTCGGCTGACACAGGTTTCTAGCTTGATTTCGTATTTGGGCTCCATTCCCACCTTGGTGCCCCTGTCCACGGATGCTGCCGAAGGGCAGAGCTCCCTGCACGTGTCGGACAGTGATGGGCCAGCTTCCCTCCCGTCAGACTCCAGCCAAAGCCAGCTTCCCTCCGGGGCTACCCTCAGAGGGTCCTGGAGCACTGAGGACCAGAAGCACTGTTTGCGACGCTCCTTCATCCATGCAAGGCGCTCTGCCGGAGAGGGCAGTCTGGTGAGCGGCCAGGCCCTGGGGGTCTCCTCCGGACCAGTGAGAACCCGCACCTCCTGGTCGGCAGTGTTGGATCCAGATGCTGAAGGGCAGCCTCCCAGGAAGGGTGGAGAACAGGGGAAAGAGTCACTCGTGCAGTGCGTGCAG GCATTTTGTTGTCAGCTGGAAGAGCTGATCCACTGGCTGTATAACGTTGCAGACACTACTGACCACCTCACTGCACCCAGATCCAACCTCACAGGCCTCAAGTCTTCTCTGCAGCTTTACCGG CAATTTAAGAAAGATATAGATGAACACCAGTCCCTGACGGAGAGTGTCTTACAGAAAGGGGAGATCCTGCTTCAGAGCCTGCTGGATAATACCCCAG ATCAGACGACTAGAACCTATTGA
- the CEP68 gene encoding centrosomal protein of 68 kDa isoform X5 — MALGAEKAEGEASSDTKAPSCGNWSRGEQELSPAGPVLGEQPPRLEAEGGPASPVGGTEGLPGPACYGGIGPGPSRACQPPASGASREPAAGGSKPAFGGVPSAGLETGDLPSAGSQMEETRLPAPEALPQTHAIPRAAALYLGHDADTEDDPSPVESPQVPDLCPQSPISGFPCPSRWRSAVSPGTPAPPSSSCSMSASSPGSSLQGHQEKAEPRSGCLAKVSSSLELAVPPSAPSVVGPGPRLQWLPQPVSSAGDAPGLGRRRLSFQAEYWACVLPDSLPPSPDRRSPLWNPNKEYEDLLDYTYPLRPGPRLPKQLDSHVLAEPVLQDSGIDLDSFSVSPASTLKSPTNVSHSCPPAAAAALPFSGPREPSLKRGPSGVPQKQGGVGLASCSPFASTPRAPSGRATPWVSREPARRNLRDWPSVGRHLELGSPHLRTRDRGWSSPGLEREKGASQGLGRLTCEESGWKPQEEVESDDEYLALPTRLTQVSSLISYLGSIPTLVPLSTDAAEGQSSLHVSDSDGPASLPSDSSQSQLPSGATLRGSWSTEDQKHCLRRSFIHARRSAGEGSLVSGQALGVSSGPVRTRTSWSAVLDPDAEGQPPRKGGEQGKESLVQCVQQFKKDIDEHQSLTESVLQKGEILLQSLLDNTPDQTTRTY; from the exons ATGGCCCTGGgagcagaaaaggcagagggggaGGCGTCCTCAGACACGAAAGCCCCTTCCTGTGGGAACTGGAGCCGTGGGGAGCAGGAGCTGAGCCCCGCAGGGCCTGTGCTCGGGGAGCAGCCGCCACGCCTGGAAGCCGAGGGAGGACCCGCCTCCCCTGTTGGGGGCACCGAGGGGCTCCCCGGCCCTGCCTGCTATGGTGGGATTGGCCCTGGCCCCTCCAGAGCCTGCCAGCCACCAGCAAGCGGGGCCAGCAGGGAGCCAGCAGCTGGTGGGTCTAAGCCCGCTTTTGGTGGCGTGCCTTCTGCTGGCCTGGAGACTGGTGATCTGCCCTCTGCGGGAAGCCAG ATGGAGGAGACCAGGCTTCCTGCCCCGGAGGCGCTACCTCAGACTCACGCCATTCCCAGAGCTGCTGCTCTTTACTTGGGACACGATGCTGACACCGAAGATGACCCGTCCCCTGTGGAATCGCCGCAGGTGCCAGACCTCTGCCCACAGTCTCCCATCTCGGGCTTCCCGTGCCCGTCAAGGTGGAGGTCGGCCGTGAGCCCGGGGACACCCGCGCCACCATCTTCCAGTTGCAGCATGTCCGCCTCCTCCCCAGGCAGCAGTCTCCAGGGTCACCAAGAAAAGGCCGAGCCTCGGAGTGGCTGCCTTGCCAAGGTCTCCTCCTCCTTGGAGCTGGCTGTCCCGCCGTCAGCGCCCTCAGTGGTAGGCCCTGGGCCTCGGCTCCAGTGGTTGCCCCAGCCTGTGTCCTCAGCGGGTGATGCCCCCGGGCTGGGCAGGAGGCGCCTCTCCTTCCAGGCCGAGTACTGGGCCTGTGTGCTGCCCgattccctgcctccctccccagaccGCCGCTCCCCACTCTGGAACCCGAACAAAGAGTACGAAGATCTGCTGGACTACACCTATCCCCTCAGGCCCGGGCCCCGGCTCCCGAAGCAGCTCGATAGCCACGTGCTGGCTGAGCCTGTCCTGCAGGACTCGGGCATAGACCTGGATAGCTTCTCTGTCTCCCCGGCGAGCACCCTTAAGTCACCCACTAACGTCTCCCACAGTTGCCCACCAGCCGCGGCCGCTGCCCTGCCGTTCTCTGGGCCCAGAGAGCCAAGCCTTAAGCGGGGGCCCTCTGGAGTACCTCAGAAGCAGGGTGGTGTGGGGTTAGCGTCTTGCAGCCCCTTTGCCTCTACCCCCAGAGCCCCAAGCGGTAGGGCCACTCCTTGGGTGAGCAGAGAGCCAGCCCGGAGGAACCTGAGGGACTGGCCATCTGTGGGCCGGCACCTTGAGCTGGGTTCTCCACACCTGAGGACAAGGGACAGAGGGTGGTCCTCACCCGGGttggagagggagaaaggggccAGCCAGGGCCTTGGGCGCCTCACCTGCGAGGAGTCTGGATGGAAACCCCAAGAGGAGGTGGAAAGTGACGACGAGTATCTGGCCCTACCCACTCGGCTGACACAGGTTTCTAGCTTGATTTCGTATTTGGGCTCCATTCCCACCTTGGTGCCCCTGTCCACGGATGCTGCCGAAGGGCAGAGCTCCCTGCACGTGTCGGACAGTGATGGGCCAGCTTCCCTCCCGTCAGACTCCAGCCAAAGCCAGCTTCCCTCCGGGGCTACCCTCAGAGGGTCCTGGAGCACTGAGGACCAGAAGCACTGTTTGCGACGCTCCTTCATCCATGCAAGGCGCTCTGCCGGAGAGGGCAGTCTGGTGAGCGGCCAGGCCCTGGGGGTCTCCTCCGGACCAGTGAGAACCCGCACCTCCTGGTCGGCAGTGTTGGATCCAGATGCTGAAGGGCAGCCTCCCAGGAAGGGTGGAGAACAGGGGAAAGAGTCACTCGTGCAGTGCGTGCAG CAATTTAAGAAAGATATAGATGAACACCAGTCCCTGACGGAGAGTGTCTTACAGAAAGGGGAGATCCTGCTTCAGAGCCTGCTGGATAATACCCCAG ATCAGACGACTAGAACCTATTGA